In one window of Cololabis saira isolate AMF1-May2022 chromosome 23, fColSai1.1, whole genome shotgun sequence DNA:
- the phyh gene encoding phytanoyl-CoA dioxygenase, peroxisomal, whose protein sequence is MRDVAIAKSEFVQDQKAVSKLQDFQESPELFRYCALPQILNYVKVFTGPNIMAMHTMLINKPPDAGKKTSRHPMHQDLHYFPFRPTDRIVCAWTAMEKVHRQNGCLVVLPGTHKGTLMEHDYPAWEGGVNKMYHGVRDYNPDHPKLYVEMEKGDTVFFHPLLVHGSGTNQTQGFRKAISCHYASSDCYYIDVKGTTQENIEKEVQKIAEHKYNLGEVSFTDTWAFRGRLVQGERTSL, encoded by the exons ATGAGGGACGTGGCCATCGCCAAGTCAGAGTTCGTTCAGGATCAGAAAGCGGTCTCCAAACTCCAGGACTTCCAGGAAAGTCCGGAGCTGTTCCGCTATTGCGCTTTACCTCAG ATCCTGAATTATGTGAAGGTTTTCACTGGGCCCAACATCATGGCCATGCACACCATGCTGATCAACAAGCCTCCTGATGCAG GTAAGAAGACGTCCCGCCACCCGATGCACCAGGACCTGCATTACTTCCCCTTCAGACCCACCGACAGGATCGTCTGTGCTTGGACGGCGATGGAGAAAGTTCACCGGCAGAACGGCTGCCTGGTGGTGCTGCCAGGGACGCACAAGGGCACGCTGATGGAGCACGACTACCCGGCCTGGGAG GGCGGAGTCAATAAGATGTACCACGGGGTGCGAGACTACAACCCCGACCATCCCAAGCTCTACGTGGAGATGGAGAAGGGGGACACGGTTTTCTTCCACCCGCTGCTCGTCCACGGCTCCGGCACCAACCAGACGCAGGGCTTCCGCAAG gccATCTCCTGCCACTATGCCAGCAGTGACTGTTACTACATTGACGTGAAGGGAACCACCCAGGAGAACATTGAGAAGGAGGTGCAGAAGATCGCGGAGCACAAGTACAACCTGGGGGAAGTTTCCTTCACG GACACCTGGGCTTTCCGAGGTCGCCTGGTGCAAGGAGAGAGGACTTCACTGTGA